From a single Aspergillus puulaauensis MK2 DNA, chromosome 2, nearly complete sequence genomic region:
- a CDS encoding uncharacterized protein (COG:S;~EggNog:ENOG410Q1M3): MFTSFENPFETLLSFGACLGILVAMDSDDLGSYPVLVGVAPDTEPDVTFEHQESVDTTEDMFSDIEDSHETGRSFYRPLAMNPVVPDPRQAVYQEHCYHSTVTRQWRINPYETCNKCGRIPFLRWFYLCTEDTSGYTGPIDQTGSLLSEWITEAILEGEYTDAQRDKLIEQKLGVLEMCEKEKNMDMSDPQFSPSQGAEFQPGYHSPTHQGRVTAETGPSFTQPQAYAGPIRCQFRACHHCEHKLQERAWLSLNAICDDPNATPLNDWDFWKTPMSDASIVRNLGLRPPKPPPVPPHLSQYGYSVSQRRRMRRCYRQYIPGYESSLIVALMSNLSTIWEVNEEMESRMADVRIEASHELGNEPLDPFAASNDTERGGLVSGDGDEEDSNSD, encoded by the coding sequence ATGTTTACATCTTTTGAGAACCCTTTCGAAACACTCCTCTCCTTTGGTGCCTGCCTGGGTATCCTAGTCGCAATGGATAGCGACGATCTGGGTTCCTATCCAGTCCTGGTAGGCGTGGCGCCAGACACGGAGCCCGACGTGACTTTTGAACACCAGGAATCAGTTGACACGACGGAGGATATGTTTTCAGACATAGAAGATTCGCACGAAACAGGACGGTCCTTTTATCGGCCCCTTGCCATGAATCCTGTGGTTCCGGACCCTCGCCAGGCCGTCTATCAAGAGCACTGTTATCACAGTACGGTGACGCGCCAGTGGAGAATCAATCCATACGAGACATGCAACAAATGCGGCAGAATACCGTTCCTGCGCTGGTTCTACCTCTGCACTGAAGACACCTCGGGTTATACAGGTCCAATCGACCAGACCGGCTCGCTTCTCAGCGAATGGATAACAGAGGCGATTCTTGAAGGGGAATATACCGACGCACAGAGAGACAAGTTGATTGAACAGAAGTTGGGAGTTCTGGAAATGtgcgagaaggagaagaacatGGATATGTCCGACCCCCAGTTCAGCCCCAGCCAGGGAGCTGAGTTCCAGCCCGGGTATCATTCCCCAACACACCAGGGCCGAGTCACTGCAGAAACCGGACCGAGTTTCACCCAACCCCAGGCATACGCAGGTCCTATCCGCTGCCAGTTCAGAGCATGTCATCACTGTGAGCATAAACTCCAAGAAAGAGCCTGGCTTAGCCTCAATGCGATCTGTGACGATCCGAATGCCACGCCTCTGAATGACTGGGACTTTTGGAAGACACCAATGTCGGATGCAAGTATTGTCAGAAACCTCGGTTTACGCCCTCCTAAACCTCCTCCCGTGCCACCTCATCTTTCCCAGTACGGATATAGTGTGTCTCAGCGTCGTCGCATGAGACGGTGCTATAGGCAGTACATTCCGGGGTATGAATCGTCTCTCATTGTCGCCCTTATGAGCAATCTATCAACAATTTGGGAGGTAAACGAGGAGATGGAATCCCGCATGGCTGATGTTCGTATTGAAGCAAGTCATGAGCTGGGCAACGAACCGCTGGATCCATTTGCTGCGTCCAATGATACAGAACGTGGGGGTCTAGTTAGCGGTgacggagatgaagaggacagTAATAGTGATTGA
- the DCN1 gene encoding defective in cullin neddylation 1 family protein (COG:J;~EggNog:ENOG410PNT9;~InterPro:IPR005176,IPR014764,IPR009060;~PFAM:PF03556,PF14555;~go_function: GO:0005515 - protein binding [Evidence IEA]), protein MPPYSSVQKQQIAQFVSFTQAKDTVATKFLKQYRWNTEEAIDAYFQSPQAAAGATPAINQIFDKYRDSPEESPDTIGIDGAMRYLGDINVELDEVTCLAIAELLKSPSMGEFTREGFLNGWRSVQCDTIDKMAAHASDLRARIPTELDLFRRVYRYTFPLCLVQGQRNLQFEIAVEQWSLFFSTPKGGVAWNTATTPWLDWWIEFLEGCGKKPVNKDLWQQVEVFMRKSHEDEAFGWWSEDGAWPGALDGFVAWVREKRGNSEGAMEVE, encoded by the exons ATGCCGCCGTACTCTTCAGTACAGAAGCAGCAAATAGCTCAGTTTGTGAGCTTCACACAAGCAAAGGATACTGTGGCAACAAAG TTTCTGAAGCAGTATCGATGGAATACCGAAGAAGCTATCGATGC ATACTTTCAGAGTCcccaggctgcagcagggGCAACTCCTGCCATCAATCAGATATTCGATAAATACCGAG ATTCACCAGAGGAAAGCCCAGATACAATCGGCATTGATGGCGCCATGCGTTACCTCGGAGATATCAACGTCGAGTTGGACGAAGTAACCTgtctcgccatcgccgagCTCCTAAAATCTCCATCCATGGGCGAATTCACTCGCGAAGGCTTCCTAAATGGTTGGAGATCTGTTCA GTGCGACACCATAGACAAGATGGCCGCCCATGCCTCCGACCTCCGCGCGCGCATCCCCACAGAACTCGACCTCTTCCGTCGCGTATACCGCTACACATTCCCCCTTTGCCTGGTCCAGGGCCAGCGCAACCTTCAATTCGAAATTGCTGTCGAACAGTGGAGCCTCTTCTTCAGTACCCCGAAGGGTGGCGTCGCCTGGAACACCGCGACAACTCCCTGGCTGGACTGGTGGATTGAGTTCCTTGAGGGATGCGGCAAAAAACCCGTCAACAAGGACCTATGGCAGCAGGTCGAGGTATTTATGCGCAAGAGCCACGAGGATGAAGCGTTTGGATGGTGGAGCGAAGATGGCGCGTGGCCCGGGGCACTAGATGGCTTCGTTGCATGGGTTAGGGAAAAGAGAGGCAATAGTGAGGGTGCTATGGAGGTTGAATAG
- a CDS encoding uncharacterized protein (COG:S;~EggNog:ENOG410PT34;~InterPro:IPR008733;~PFAM:PF05648;~go_component: GO:0005779 - integral component of peroxisomal membrane [Evidence IEA];~go_process: GO:0016559 - peroxisome fission [Evidence IEA]), with the protein MADDKAPSTEKPVPAGGNSPPATTTEATQRRLLAALRTVDKLNGRLDKLVSTASGQERAFAFVQYISHALHHTLASAPWIALQTRLGLLARVRSGSSAEKSSSTPTQTSPLLTLAGLMSQARYTLRLLGLPPLISWASETLKSPPSDTIMYVLTLLQIVSNLIYQSLENISFLATQGVIPKRVIDRWGGAGKLGLWSTRGWLGHILLQYFVLWRARELRNNAQAEGASKEKQAELNAEVRAWKKSLVNNACWTPLCLHWSFEDGIGFPAHLVGYVSFAAGAWGFSDLWASTL; encoded by the exons ATGGCAGACGACAAAGCGCCCAGCACTGAGAAGCCGGTCCCCGCCGGAGGGAACTCACCTCCAGCGACGACCACAGAGGCTACTCAGCGCCGGTTGCTGGCAGCTCTCAGGACAGTTGATAAACTTAACGGGCGCCTAGACAA ACTTGTGTCTACAGCATCCGGCCAGGAACGAGCTTTCGCCTTCGTCCAATACATCTCCCACGCGCTACATCACACTCTCGCATCTGCACCCTGGATCGCTCTTCAGACCCGACTTGGCCTGCTCGCGCGCGTCCGATCGGGTTCCTCGGCCGAGAAATcgtcatcaacaccaacacagACCTCCCCGCTTCTCACCCTCGCTGGACTCATGTCCCAGGCCCGATACACGCTCCGCCTACTCGGTCTACCGCCTCTCATATCTTGGGCCTCGGAAACGCTTAAATCTCCTCCGTCCGATACCATAATGTACGTCCTGACTCTGCTTCAGATCGTTTCGAACCTCATCTACCAATCGCTCGAAAACATCTCATTCCTTGCAACCCAAGGCGTGATCCCGAAGCGCGTGATCGACCGATGGGGCGGTGCTGGAAAATTGGGGCTCTGGAGCACTAGGGGTTGGCTTGGACACATCCTTCTCCAGTACTTTGTGCTGTGGAGGGCTAGAGAGTTGCGCAACAACGCCCAGGCCGAGGGTGCgtcgaaggagaagcaggcgGAGTTGAACGCGGAAGTCCGCgcttggaagaagagcctTGTGAACAATGCTTGCTGGACGCCGTTGTGTCTACACTGGAGTTTTGAGGACGGAATTGGATTTCCCGCGCATCTGGTAGGATATGTGAGTTTCGCGGCGGGGGCTTGGGGCTTCTCAGACCTATGGGCTTCTACGCTGTGA
- a CDS encoding nuclear export protein Noc3 (BUSCO:EOG092629WJ;~COG:J,U;~EggNog:ENOG410PGMN;~InterPro:IPR016024,IPR016903,IPR005612,IPR011501;~PFAM:PF03914,PF07540) translates to MAPGRTTKRRRVSPPGDEGNASSKPSRSNLGDFYSHAAEWDLEQDYEQRPRKLNKKEERTRLPIKTSEGFQNVEAPEAEESDSFLGTDDDESEDGDAGEDEVEESEEEAPKIPLKQQILQAKEEIARTATLINEDPEEHISSFKIIAEMVEGGSHVAVKKLALAAQAAIYKDVIPGYRIRPLSEEETSTKISKEVRKLRNYEQSLLSGYKHFIQTLLALTKSSKDKVNTDAGMKNVAINCACNLLLAVPHFNFRAELLRIVVNQLARRRVDNDFVKCRDTLQDVFSQDDDGVVSLEAVRLLAKMMKARDFQVHGSVLDTFLHLRLLREFSSKASRDRVDRDDEENTVGGKKQKQKKEFRTKRNRKLDKERKVVEKDMKEADALVSHEARDKNQAETLKLVFGTYFRILKLRVPNLMGPVLEGLAKYAHMINQDFFGDLLEALKDLIGHAEQDESNEGGDDDDENDETADLNKTNRDSTRESLLCTVTAFALLEGQDASKAAAALHLDLSFFIKHLYRTLYSLAVNPDVEYNPNASNTLRLPDPSSPSSSDPQDNRRRKVNFQTPIVLLLRCLNASLISRANGIPPPVRLASFAKRLMTASLQVPEKSALATLALLDKLARHNARRISSLWYSEERKGDGVFNPYATDFEATNVFAGTVWEGELLRLHYCPAVRDAVGGIEKMIVTRD, encoded by the coding sequence ATGGCTCCTGGACGGACAACCAAGCGGAGAAGAGTGAGCCCGCCAGGCGACGAAGGCAATGCTTCCTCCAAACCCTCGCGCTCGAACCTAGGCGACTTTTACTCCCACGCCGCCGAATGGGACCTCGAACAGGATTACGAACAACGGCCGCGCAAGTTGAataagaaggaggagaggacCAGACTTCCGATTAAGACATCAGAAGGGTTTCAGAATGTCGAAGCgcccgaggccgaagaatCGGACAGCTTTCTTGGGACAGACGACGATGAATCGGAAGATGGTGAcgccggcgaggacgaggtagaggaaagtgaagaggaggcgccCAAGATTCCATTGAAGCAGCAGATCCTACAAGCGAAAGAGGAGATTGCTCGAACCGCGACGCTCATCAATGAAGACCCGGAAGAGCATATTTCATCGTTCAAGATCATTGCTGAGATGGTGGAGGGCGGATCACACGTCGCTGTCAAGAAGCTTGCTCTTGCGGCGCAGGCCGCGATCTATAAGGACGTTATTCCGGGCTACCGAATCCGACCGCTGAGCGAGGAGGAAACATCCACGAAGATTTCTAAAGAAGTGCGAAAGCTCCGGAATTACGAACAATCGCTTCTCTCAGGCTACAAACATTTTATTCAGACGCTTCTCGCTCTAACGAAGTCTTCGAAAGACAAAGTGAATACTGATGCGGGAATGAAGAATGTTGCCATCAATTGCGCGTGCAACCTACTCCTTGCTGTGCCACATTTCAATTTCCGCGCGGAACTGCTGAGGATCGTTGTCAACCAGCTGGCTAGGAGGCGCGTTGACAACGACTTCGTCAAGTGCCGGGATACTCTACAAGATGTATTTTCccaagatgatgatggagtAGTCTCCTTAGAAGCTGTCCGGCTACTtgcgaagatgatgaaggcgAGGGACTTCCAAGTTCACGGAAGCGTGTTGGATACGTTTCTCCACCTTCGCCTGCTTCGGGAATTTTCATCAAAGGCCTCCCGGGATAGAGTTGACCgcgatgacgaagagaaCACCGTTGGCGgtaagaagcagaagcagaaaaaggaATTTCGCACCAAGCGAAACCGCAAGCTTGATAAAGAACGCAAGGTAGTGGAAAAGGACATGAAGGAAGCAGACGCCCTGGTATCGCACGAGGCACGAGACAAAAATCAAGCGGAAACATTGAAGCTTGTTTTTGGCACGTACTTCCGCATTTTAAAACTTCGAGTCCCTAACCTCATGGGCCCCGTACTTGAAGGTCTCGCCAAATATGCCCACATGATCAACCAGGACTTCTTTGGAGACCTGCTTGAAGCACTTAAGGACCTGATCGGACACGCCGAGCAAGACGAATCGAACGAgggtggcgatgatgatgacgagaacGACGAAACCGCCGACCTAAACAAGACCAATCGAGACTCCACTCGCGAATCTCTGCTCTGCACCGTAACCGCCTTTGCCTTACTCGAAGGGCAAGACGCCAGCAAAGCTGCTGCAGCCCTACACCTCGACCTCAGCTTCTTTATCAAACACCTCTACCGAACCCTCTACTCCCTCGCAGTTAACCCAGATGTCGAATACAACCCTAACGCATCCAACACTCTCCGCCTCCCAGAcccatcctcaccctcctcatccgacCCGCAAGACAACCGTCGAAGAAAAGTCAACTTCCAAACCCCTAtagtcctcctcctccgctgtCTCAACGCCTCGCTAATTTCCCGCGCAAATGGCATACCCCCACCCGTCCGCCTAGCAAGCTTCGCGAAGAGATTAATGACGGCCTCGCTTCAAGTCCCTGAAAAGTCAGCGCTTGCAACCCTTGCGCTTCTCGACAAGCTTGCGAGACACAACGCCCGCCGCATCTCCTCCTTATGGTATAGTGAGGAGCGGAAGGGTGACGGTGTTTTTAACCCGTACGCGACGGACTTTGAGGCGACAAATGTCTTTGCAGGTACGGTTTGGGAGGGAGAGTTGCTCAGGCTTCATTATTGCCCCGCTGTCAGGGATGCTGTTGGTGGAATTGAGAAGATGATTGTTACCCGGGATTAG
- a CDS encoding uncharacterized protein (COG:S;~EggNog:ENOG410Q2V1), translated as MVEGNAWAQMKAKEQEQRLANPGREPAPKPQTHTSSGLDYDAELALPMPKPKPRAAHLEEISSPMSKSSFLSMPKVTKKRSTTEPALPSERNSKSEGSDKSEKSEKSGKKKSKVATLRSKFSFKDIGKEFRKEIPPLSSMPKFSDVWSSDSKRASSDEEIQSTPAPNFNEAKLYVPRARKGDVQPYSAPAHTSEFSDATSPEKMSEDSTLSWPPLRIQAKNGDDGTTEAKVKHSATRSADGGRGTASTRLEGLLHDGLSPPARTGELNNTGQAELIQVQDRVPSMEAESNQPAMPVAPSTPPLPPRAYSPSIYDTPKTVAAKASLSSLFDKVAQKPKHPFIVSSSSYNPKACEQQTDDQLFLYPREAPVPPLPTRSLARDGLRDSQIGQSNNAVNEAQYFTDVTGHGGYAPPPPHPGYQNTVTMEQQLASHVDSLHYHLNTAVNKISRTSENNSHWSTDQILKQVDAVSDLARVLDIRTAAHGETIKDVPRLLADTNIRINNAQKEMIMAEERVKNFVRQEVARLRSDLTQLILSNHSAAGIQAQAHDSKWEASYPGGPGGFRPGRDGDKRFQYQNKRKQKPMQMKRDDWVSNKKPTQESKPVPVQQTETTTGKEPDEQGLSNSGSSSTAAVNTPDSQTDGVATPSAMKRGISANDNELSKSPKTKDAQLGRISSPKPTSDPKPADEASQRKGSESNSIQSSSKRESESQSRSVLSGEDLKTPKKKGGMFSGFRRKGDGDSQSGNRFLRPRTPRHSKEGKYASSQESQSPRFAISAPMQIRPAAIPPNSASPAPSGTPTLAVGAGGQTKRAKSPSLVHPALRNEHQRQIMADRERTFAQLNRQVQTPAYGQAQGHGHPFPGSQSHHDFGREAATSLSAMGYELPKPPFASGIASSSSFRDVRPSLPPQSQHEGQLQYFSPPPVHLPPTRPDPGHDLDQGQFDDIEWYGGGNGSINSEAGYRVDKLA; from the exons ATGGTAGAGGGCAACGCCTGGGCTCAGATGAAGGCCAAGGAGCAAGAACAGCGACTGGCCAACCCTGGCAGAG AGCCAGCCCCCAAACCACAAACACACACGTCCTCTGGATTGGACTACGACGCTGAGCTAGCACTTCCGATGCCAAAGCCCAAGCCTCGTGCCGCCCATCTAGAAGAAATATCGTCACCCATGTCCAAGTCGAGCTTTTTGAGCATGCCCAAAGTCACAAAGAAAAGGTCCACCACTGAGCCTGCGCTACCGAGCGAACGAAACTCGAAGTCTGAAGGCTCCGACAAGTCTGAAAAGTCCGAAAAGTccggaaagaagaaatcgaaggTGGCAACGCTGCGTTCCAAATTCAGCTTCAAGGATATTGGAAAAGAGTTTCGCAAAGAGATCCCTCCCTTGAGCAGCATGCCGAAATTCAGTGACGTATGGAGTAGTGACTCTAAGCGTGCCTCTTCTGATGAGGAGATCCAATCCACTCCAGCCCCTAACTTCAACGAGGCAAAGTTGTATGTTCCCAGGGCTAGGAAGGGCGATGTGCAGCCGTATTCCGCACCAGCCCATACCTCCGAGTTCTCTGATGCCACCAGCCCAGAAAAAATGTCCGAAGATAGTACTTTGTCTTGGCCCCCTTTGCGTATTCAAGCTAAGAACGGTGACGATGGCACAACTGAAGCAAAGGTTAAACACAGTGCCACGCGTAGTGCTGACGGTGGTCGAGGCACCGCAAGCACACGTCTTGAGGGTTTGCTGCATGACGGCCTGTCCCCTCCCGCCCGCACTGGTGAACTGAATAACACTGGCCAAGCTGAACTTATCCAAGTACAGGATCGAGTGCCCAGTATGGAAGCGGAAAGTAACCAGCCTGCGATGCCGGTTGCTCCTAGTACTCCCCCCCTCCCTCCCAGAGCATACTCACCGTCGATTTATGACACCCCCAAAACAGTGGCAGCAAAGGCCTCGCTGTCTTCATTGTTTGATAAGGTCGCTCAGAAACCAAAGCACCCTTTCATCGTCTCATCTTCCAGTTACAACCCGAAGGCTTGCGAGCAGCAGACCGATGATCAGCTCTTCTTGTATCCACGTGAAGCACCAGTCCCCCCTTTGCCAACCAGGTCCCTAGCTCGAGACGGACTGAGAGATAGCCAAATTGGCCAGAGCAACAATGCTGTCAATGAAGCACAGTATTTTACCGACGTGACTGGTCATGGCGGGTAtgctcctccccctccgcacCCAGGATACCAGAATACGGTGACCATGGAGCAGCAACTTGCATCGCATGTGGACTCGCTCCATTACCACCTCAACACAGCTGTTAACAAAATCTCCAGAACATCTGAGAATAACAGCCACTGGTCAACAGATCAGATCCTCAAGCAGGTCGATGCCGTTTCTGACCTTGCTCGGGTTCTCGACATCCGCACCGCGGCCCATGGAGAGACCATCAAAGACGTACCACGACTCTTGGCAGATACCAACATTCGGATAAACAATGCACAGAAGGAAATGATAATGGCTGAGGAAAGGGTCAAAAACTTCGTTCGCCAGGAAGTAGCTAGACTGAGAAGTGATCTCACCCAGCTGATACTGTCTAACCACAGCGCTGCGGGTATCCAGGCCCAAGCTCACGACTCCAAATGGGAGGCATCCTATCcaggaggaccaggaggatTCAGGCCTGGTAGAGATGGCGACAAGCGGTTCCAGTATCAGAACAAGAGAAAGCAGAAGCCGATGCAAATGAAACGGGATGATTGGGTTTCTAATAAGAAGCCCACCCAGGAAAGCAAACCTGTGCCTGTGCAACAGACTGAAACTACTACAGGAAAGGAACCCGACGAGCAGGGCCTGAGCAACAGTGGTTCATCTtccactgctgctgtcaaCACCCCTGATTCTCAAACTGACGGCGTTGCTACCCCATCCGCAATGAAGAGAGGCATTTCAGCAAACGATAACGAGTTATCGAAAAGCCCCAAAACAAAGGATGCTCAGTTGGGTCGTATCTCCAGCCCTAAGCCGACCTCAGATCCCAAGCCTGCCGACGAGGCTAGCCAGAGAAAGGGCTCAGAGAGCAACAGCATTCAATCCTCTTCCAAACGTGAGTCTGAGAGCCAATCCCGCAGTGTTTTGAGCGGCGAAGATTTGAAAACCCCCAAGAAAAAGGGTGGCATGTTCAGTGGTTTCCGCCGAAAGGGTGATGGTGACAGTCAGTCGGGCAACAGATTTCTTCGCCCACGCACCCCTCGCCATTCGAAGGAGGGTAAATATGCCAGCAGCCAAGAAAGCCAGAGCCCTCGCTTCGCGATATCGGCTCCTATGCAAATACGCCCCGCGGCAATTCCTCCCAATTCGGCGTCACCCGCCCCGTCCGGTACTCCAACGCTTGccgtcggcgctggaggacAAACCAAGAGGGCAAAAAGTCCAAGCCTAGTTCACCCTGCTCTGCGCAATGAGCATCAGAGACAGATAATGGCTGACCGCGAGCGTACTTTTGCACAGCTCAACCGTCAGGTTCAGACCCCCGCATATGGGCAAGCCCAGGGCCACGGCCATCCTTTTCCCGGCTCCCAGTCTCATCACGACTTTGGCAGAGAAGCAGCCACTTCCTTATCGGCCATGGGGTATGAGCTTCCGAAGCCCCCATTTGCGTCTGGAATagcaagctcctcctctttccgTGACGTGAGaccttccctccctccccagaGCCAACACGAAGGACAGCTACAGTATTTCTCGCCCCCACCAGTTCATCTGCCCCCTACCCGTCCTGACCCCGGTCACGACCTCGACCAAGGCCAATTCGACGACATTGAGTGGTACGGAGGTGGCAACGGGTCGATAAACAGCGAGGCGGGTTACCGTGTTGATAAATTGGCTTAA
- a CDS encoding Mpv17/PMP22 family protein (COG:S;~EggNog:ENOG410PFT6;~InterPro:IPR007248;~PFAM:PF04117;~TransMembrane:4 (i98-119o139-158i170-191o197-214i);~go_component: GO:0016021 - integral component of membrane [Evidence IEA]), which yields MSVKFQDAQNAATAAAGDISIRKESKELAHKVGERLTGGNAETGYLAIYLRELQNNPLRTKMLTSGVLSSAQEFLASYLANDVSKHGHYFSSRVPKMLLYGMFISAPLGHLLVGILQRIFSGRTSLKAKVLQILASNLIVSPIQNVVYLTSMAIIAGARTFHQVRATVKAGFFPVMKVSWITSPLALAFAQKFLPEHTWVPFFNIIGFFIGTYVNTHTKRKRLEALRKRYDQRRGGPGSEYEKGPGGPEYR from the exons ATGTCGGTAAAGTTCCAGGACGCCCAAaatgccgccaccgccgctgCGGGCGACATATCGATCCGGAAAGAATCAAAGGAGCTGGCGCATAAGGTCGGCGAACGCCTGACTGGAGGCAACGCGGAGACCGGTTATCTCGCC ATATATCTCCGAGAGCTGCAAAACAACCCTCTGCGCACAAAGATGCTGACTTCCGGTGTCCTCTCTTCTGCGCAAGAGTTTCTCGCTTCCTACCTCGCCAACGATGTGAGCAAGCACGGCCACTACTTCAGCTCCCGCGTGCCGAAGATGCTCCTATACGGCATGTTTATTAGTGCCCCTCTGGGTCACCTTCTTGTCGGCATTCTGCAACGCATCTTCTCGGGTCGCACCAGCTTGAAGGCCAAGGTTCTTCAGATTCTTGCCAGCAATCTGATT GTGTCCCCCATCCAAAACGTCGTCTACCTGACGTCGATGGCCATTATCGCTGGCGCGCGTACCTTCCACCAGGTCCGCGCTACCGTCAAGGCTGGCTTCTTCCCTGTCATGAAGGTCAGCTGGATCACCTCGCCTCTGGCGCTTGCCTTCGCCCAGAAGTTCCTCCCTGAGCACACCTGGGTGccattcttcaacatcatcggGTTCTTCATCGGAACCTACGTCAACACCCACACCAAGAGAAAGCGCCTCGAAGCCCTGCGAAAG CGTTACGACCAGCGCCGCGGCGGCCCCGGCAGCGAGTACGAGAAGGGACCCGGTGGCCCCGAATACCGATAG